A segment of the Chitinophagaceae bacterium genome:
TTGTAACAACACTGGCTGCTTATTTTTTACACCTGCCTGTAGAAACAATCGGCAGCAGGTTTGGAAGCATTCCTTCTTCACTTCCATCGCCGGTTATTCCGCATATTGATTTTGAGACGGTGAAACAATTGATACAACCTGCTTTCACCATTGCATTGCTTGGTGGAATTGAATCACTGTTATCTGCAGTAGTTTCTGATGGAATGATTGGTTCTACACACCGTTCCAATATGGAACTGGTGGCACAGGGAACTGGCAATATTTTTTCTTCCATCTTTGGAGGTATTCCCGCAACGGGCGCTATTGCACGCACTGTAACCAATGTAAAGAATGGAGGCAGAACTCCAGTTGCAGGAATGGTTCATGCCATTACTTTATTGCTCATTATGTTATTTGTTGGCAAATGGGCGGCCTATATTCCTATGGCAACCTTAGCAGGTATCCTGGTGATTGTTGCTTATAATATGAGTGAGTGGCAAAGTTTTCTTTCTGTATTCAAAGGACCAAAAAGCGATGTAATTATTCTGCTTACTACGTTCTTCTTAACCGTATTGATTGATTTAACGGTGGCCATTGAAATAGGAATGGTACTTGCAGCCTTCCTTTTTATGCGGAATATGATTCAATCGAGTGAGGTAAGTATTCTTTCAAAAGAAAAAGAGGAAGATGATGAAAAGGAAACTGATGATTCTTCGTCAGTAAATAATTTCATTATACCTCATGAGGCAGAAGTGTTTGAAATTTCCGGTCCTTTATTTTTTGGTGCGGCACATAAATTTAAAGATGCGATAAAGTTCATTGAGAAAAAACCAAAAGTGCTGATCATCCGAATGCGGAAAGTGCCAATCATTGATGCAACCGGCATCCGTACCATTGAAGAAGTGTTTAAAGAATCAAAACACCGTGGCACTAAACTTATTCTTTGTGAAGTGGACAGTGAACAGGTATTGAAAGAACTGAAGGATGCAAGACTTCTCTTTGCCATTGGCAAAGCCAATGTAACAGATAGTTTTGAAAAAGCATTGGAGCGATGCAATGCTATCCTGGCAGAACTGCCGCATCATCATGAGTAAATACGATTACTTACAAGTACTATAAAGAAAAAGTCCCTGATTGATCAGGGACTTTTTATTGTTTACTTTTTTTATTGATTGGCATCTTTCCCCGCCTTTAATTTATCAATCATACCCTGTAAGAATGTTTTGTTTTGCTGATCAGGTGCTA
Coding sequences within it:
- the sulP gene encoding sulfate permease yields the protein MFKPKLLYTLKAYTRKQFGKDVMAGLIVGLVALPLAIAFAIASGVSPEKGLYTAVIGGFIISAIGGSRVQIGGPTGAFIVIVYGIVQTYGVNGLIIATFIAGVMLILMGLARLGSVIKFIPHPLIIGFTSGIALIIFSSQVKDFLGLNMGAVPADFLAKWGSFAANISSTNLYAAAIAIVTVAVILLWPKVTHKIPGSLVAILVTTLAAYFLHLPVETIGSRFGSIPSSLPSPVIPHIDFETVKQLIQPAFTIALLGGIESLLSAVVSDGMIGSTHRSNMELVAQGTGNIFSSIFGGIPATGAIARTVTNVKNGGRTPVAGMVHAITLLLIMLFVGKWAAYIPMATLAGILVIVAYNMSEWQSFLSVFKGPKSDVIILLTTFFLTVLIDLTVAIEIGMVLAAFLFMRNMIQSSEVSILSKEKEEDDEKETDDSSSVNNFIIPHEAEVFEISGPLFFGAAHKFKDAIKFIEKKPKVLIIRMRKVPIIDATGIRTIEEVFKESKHRGTKLILCEVDSEQVLKELKDARLLFAIGKANVTDSFEKALERCNAILAELPHHHE